One genomic segment of Centropristis striata isolate RG_2023a ecotype Rhode Island chromosome 11, C.striata_1.0, whole genome shotgun sequence includes these proteins:
- the LOC131980541 gene encoding nuclear autoantigenic sperm protein-like, giving the protein MEEANKLIGTGKKHLVMGKVVEAVSALQEACGMLAKKYGDTADECGEAFFWCGKALLDLARMENSVLGNALEGVPEEDDEEKPKDSNVDGTENIDEKTRDELRVQVYDAMAEKKDEEKQSEHKEKQTEENKSDDKGKQTEEKEKSDAEKPEAAADQPNTTEKEEKNEATEIKSDKSEEKTENEKEAETESGDKDEEMEDGEEEEEEEEDGDDAEEKGDDAAEKDSDEEEEEVGNLQLAWEMLEVAKVIYKRKEAKEDQLMAAQTHLKLGEVSSESGNYTQALEDFEECLKLQVKHLDADSRLLAETHYQLGLTYSLNQQYSKAMEELQSSISVIKSRLEKLQELLEKAEGPEALPDERKEMEELKALLPEIQEKVDDAAETMKVTSAAAAAAEGGKLDGGSTSSAFSGSSTQNGDSSSSSKINGTTTNGVGSTNGHASTAPVSNISHLVRKKRKPEESPVKEGVVKKVKQAEGHTNGDTNGQSMEVEK; this is encoded by the exons ATGGAAGAGGCCAACAAGCTGATCGGCACCGGCAAGAAGCACCTGGTGATGGGGAAGGTGGTGGAGGCGGTGAGCGCCCTGCAGGAGGCCTGCGGCATGCT agctAAAAAGTACGGAGACACAGCAGACGAGTGTGGAGAGGCTTTCTTCTGGTGCGGTAAAGCTCTGCTGGATTTGGCGCG GATGGAGAACTCGGTCCTGGGTAACGCTCTGGAAGGAGTACCTGAAGAGGACGATGAAGAAAAACCCAAGGATTCAAACGTTGACGGCACAGAAAACATTGATG AGAAGACCAGAGACGAGCTGAGGGTCCAGGTGTATGATGCCATGGCAGAGAAGAAGGATGAAGAGAAACAGAGTgagcacaaagaaaaacagaccGAAGAGAACAAGAGCGACGACAAAGGAAAGCAGactgaagaaaaagagaagagtgATGCTGAGAAgcctgaagctgctgctgatcAACCCAACACtacagagaaagaggaaaagaacGAAGCAACTGAAATCAAATCTGACAAAAGTGAAGAAAAGACGGAAAACGAGAAGGAAGCTGAGACAGAATCTGGAGATAAGGACGAGGAGATGGAAG acggtgaggaagaggaggaggaggaggaagacggtGATGATGCAGAGGAGAAGGGAGACGATGCTGCTGAGAAG GAcagtgatgaggaggaggaggaggtggggaacCTGCAGCTGGCCTGGGAGATGCTGGAGGTGGCGAAGGTCATCTACAAAAG GAAAGAGGCCAAAGAGGACCAACTGATGGCAGCACAGACTCACTTGAAACTGGGAGAAGTTTCTTCTGAATCAG GAAATTACACGCAGGCGTTGGAGGATTTCGAGGAATGTCTGAAGCTGCAGGTGAAACACCTGGACGCAGACAGCCGGCTGCTGGCTGAGACTCACTACCAGCTCGGTCTGACCTACAGCCTCAACCAGCAGTACAGCAAAGCCATGGAGGAGCTCCAGAGCTCCATCTCTGTCATCAAGAGCAGGCTGG AGAAGCTGCAGGAGCTGCTGGAGAAGGCCGAGGGCCCCGAGGCTCTGCCTGACGAGAGGAAGGAGATGGAGGAGCTGAAGGCTCTGCTGCCGGAGATCCAGGAGAAGGTGGATGACGCTGCAGAAACCATGAAGGTGAccagcgctgctgctgctgctgctgagggcGGAAAACTG GACGGAGGCTCCACTTCCTCTGCGTTCTCTGGCTCCTCCACACAGAACGGAGACTCCTCATCCAGCTCAAAG ATTAACGGCACGACGACCAACGGAGTCGGCTCCACCAACGGACACGCCTCCACCGCCCCCGTCTCCAACATCTCCCACCTGGTCAGGAAGAAG
- the prdx1 gene encoding peroxiredoxin-1 → MAAGKAQIGKLAPDFKAKAVMPSGQFQDLKLSDYRGKYVVFFFYPLDFTFVCPTEIIAFSDAAEDFRKIGCEVIAASTDSHFSHFAWTNTPRKQGGLGAMKIPLVSDTRRTISTDYGVLKEDEGIAFRGLFIIDDKGILRQITINDLPVGRSVDETMRLVQAFQFTDKHGEVCPAGWKPGSDTIKPDVQKSKDFFSKQ, encoded by the exons ATGGCTGCAGGCAAGGCACAAATTGGAAAGCTGGCCCCAGACTTTAAAGCTAAGGCGGTGATGCCGAGCGGACAGTTCCAGGACCTGAAGCTGTCAGACTACAGAG GgaaatatgttgtgtttttcttctacCCTCTGGACTTCACCTTCGTGTGTCCGACTGAGATCATCGCTTTCAGTGACGCCGCCGAGGACTTCAGGAAGATCGGCTGTGAGGTCATCGCCGCCTCGACTGACTCACACTTCTCCCACTTCGCATG GACCAACACACCACGAAAGCAGGGCGGCCTGGGAGCCATGAAGATTCCCCTGGTATCCGACACACGGCGCACCATCTCCACAGATTACGGCGTCCTAAAGGAGGACGAGGGCATCGCCTTCAG GGGTTTGTTCATCATTGATGACAAAGGCATCCTGAGACAGATCACCATCAACGACCTCCCAGTTGGACGCTCCGTTGATGAGACCATGCGATTGGTCCAAGCCTTTCAGTTCACCGACAAGCACGGAGAAG TCTGCCCGGCTGgctggaaaccaggaagtgacACCATCAAACCTGACGTCCAGAAGAGCAAAGACTTCTTCTCCAAGCAGTAA